A segment of the Zingiber officinale cultivar Zhangliang chromosome 8B, Zo_v1.1, whole genome shotgun sequence genome:
GCGTTGGCCGCAGCGGTTGGAGATGATAGAGGATCGAACGGAGTGGAAGAGTTCTGTTGTACAATTGCTGGACTTTGAAAAGGTACAATCTGAGTTGAGGATTCTTCTCCACCCACTCTAACTCGAAGGCTGAACACATGTACAGTTCCCTTATCACTGGAGACTACCAGCCACTGCACATTTGGAGAGAGGGCAATGCTATATATGTCAGCCTTATCTAGTCCTCTGCGTACCTACAATTTTGAGTGATGGATGAGTAACTACCACTGACatggaaatttatttacaaacgTCAACAATTTAAGATAGCGTTTCATCTATATCTATGGGGAGATAGATAAACTATGACTTGCATAAAAAGAACCACAAAACCATAGCGTACAGAAGCTACTTGTTGAGAAGATTGTGCCATTCCACAACTCATTCTAATTCATACATCCATCCAAGAGCTGCTTGTATGGTTTCATTATTCTTGAAATCATTAACAAGAACAAAAAGGTAAATATTCTATTCTACTTCAGCAAGCTTGAGCTTAAAACCCCAGCCGAACACAATTTACTAATAGATAGGAAAGAAACAAAGTGGAAAATGATGACACTGCAGCACTGAATTCTAGATGGAGCAAGATAAGGATTTGCAACAACATTAACTACATTTACATTTTAAGCCAGCTGCAACTCAAGATAAATTGGTACAGACCATAACATTGGAAATGGTAACAAAAGTGAATACCAAAGGGCagggagaggaaaagaaataCAAATACCTCGTCATTCATGGAATTATTCTTCCTCTAATCTTGTCAAGCTAAATGTGTTATCAATATCCCAAAACATGGATTGAAATCCTATTTCAGTTTCTAGAGTCCAAGACAACTGAATCAGCTAAGAGCTGGTCAAGTCAATTAGTGTATGATGCCAGCATTTAGTACAATCAATAACACAACAATAATTTTTGGGGCATACACAGCTTCAGGATGATGCTGAATAATACAGATCCATTGGCTTTGGCCTTTGCTTTTGTATCATATACATGTCAATCTTCCTGTTCAATGATAAAAGCTATGcaactattttttttcttgaatcaGAAGTTATAACTTCAGTTCAGACTCAAGATTGGCATATATACATGAGGGTAAGTTATACACAACACGTTTATCAAATAGATGTGAACTTTTTAACAATTTTCCTAGCATAGCATTGACACAAGAAAATTATGGAAGTTTTACCTCTTGTAGTCGAGTACCATCCATTGTATTGAATATTCTGATAAGTGTACCCTTTGAGCTTGCAGTTGCAAGAAGAAGCCCGTCCAAGGTCAAAGACATGCAAGATATGCGAGAATCATGAGCATTAATTTGTTTTGTCACATTCAGACCAAAATGTTCAATCCGAATTTCTCCACGGCGTAGACCAGGGCATGCCATCACAAAAGTGTTAGAATGATGTGAGAGGCAGCAAAGTCCCTTTGGATTAGATATAGTCTCCATTTGATGAAGAAGCTTCAAGTCTTTGAAATCGTGTACATAGATCCTGTTCTCAAGAACTATGACAATCCGATCTTGTCTCAATTTCACACATCTTACATTAAATTTAAATGAAAATTCAGCAATACAACGACTCTGATGATCATCCCAGATTATTACTTTGTTAGGCGGGTACTGAATATTTGTCTCACCACCAACCAGAGCCAGAATATTTGAACGAAATAACATTTCAACAATTCCAAAGCCCCCACTTCTCAAATCCCTCCTGAAAGTTTCCTTGAAACTGTCACAATTGAATATCCGGAATCCATTGCTTGTTCCAACTGCAAAACACCCATAATCTTGATTCCATGACACTGAAAGCAGCTCATTTTCATTACCATCATCACTTTCTGGTTCAGGTTGACTAAATGGAATTGTTGGTGGCCAGGATTGTGGTGCCTCTAATGAGGCAATCCTCATTGGAGGATGAATGCCAGGGGATGTTACTGTTGAGCTCATCATGAAGCAAAGGCAACAAGTGACAAAAATAActcaaaggttatcaaaaagtAAACTATCCAATCTGCAATTTGAACAGAAGATTTCAAGCTTATCACAATGAGACCTAAATGTTAAAGCAGCCTGATGAAAGCAATCAACTTCACAACCGAAATCAAAGATCTTTAATTGCAGTAAGAGAAGAGAGAAGCATTGTTCAGCATTGCTGAGTTAAAATATTCACAATACAGATTTTTTTTCAAGGAAAAAATGTTTAGCAATGCACAGCGATGGCATGACCATTGACTACTGCACTTAATTGCCAATCACAAATCTAGAATCTTAGCATAGGAACCTCTGAAAAATTAATACGATATACAATCTCTATGATTCGTGGATATATAAAGTAAGTTCGTcagtaaagaaaaaaataattctcACATAAACAGTCCTGTAATGTGCAACTGGCTTgacaaatagaaaaataaagcTTGAAGATGCTAAAAATATTGCAAGTGAATGATAATATGGAGAAGAAGTAGATATAGCATACATCATATGCTACAATGGTTCGTGTTATCACATTCATAAACCATGTGTTGTTGATTTAAAAGAAAGGAACATCAGACATCTTGAAATATGACCTGAACATAAAATGTCGATCCAAAAAAAAGACATGTAAAGAAAATCTGAATTGTATGCTAACTACCTCATTGTAGAGATCGCCCATTAACATTGAGCTATGCCAAAATAGTATGCACAATAGACCAACATACGTCTTATTTTTTAAGCGTATGGAAGATTGTTGGATTCCATAGTTACCAAAGGAACAGAAGAATGCATAGACCACATTCCCGACTTTTAACACTAGTCCTATTTTTAAAACAGATGAAATATTCTTCGATTCAATAGTTGTCAGATACAAATCCATGTTTCTCAAATCAGACACCAGGCTCCCATCCAAAATAATAGAATAACGAAAGACAAGAATCCCGACTTTTAAGGTCGTTTCCCAGAAACCCATTCCCTTCCTTATTTTGCCCCTAAAAAACCAACAGCATTCAATGGCCAAACGAATAGAACAGCAAGCCAACAACAATCACACGCAAACAAATCATCGACAGAAAGGAAGAAGGAACCAAGAATACCTTTTAGATCCGCGCTCGAACAGGTAAATCCCCAACCGGATCGACCAAGGAGATTATTTAATTTGTGCGCCGCAGGCCCGCAGCGCGATTTTCGCTGACGAATCCCTCGAATCGCAGTGGGGGCGATCTCGGAGAGGTCGCAGCTCGCCCTTAAGACAGAAAAGAGCAGACCGTGATTTGGGATCCTCTCCAAGTTACATAACATAACAGCTCACTTGCTCCGTCCATTTCCCACCACCAAACGGTTCGTTTCTTTTGCACTTGATGATGAACGGTTACAATGGAACGAAGTTTGCGCACGGTGACGTTTGCAATTGTAGAGGATCCTGCTTCCCAGCACAAATCGGCATCAAGTTACCAACGCGAACGGACGGTTGGGATTAAATCAATGAAAATATCTTTCGTCGACGTGATGTGCATGAATGTGTCCCCTTCATATGGGCCATATCTGGGAGCCCACGTCATCTGGACCATGTCTGGGAGCCCACGTCATCTTTCTGGTACAATACTCAATAAACGCTGTGAATAAATTATCTAAATAAgaatatttaaattaagtttaataaatataaaagaaGTATGATATTTGAACTAATTAATGTAATTAGAACATCCACATCAGATaccctatttaaaaattttaccttaaattttgaaTAAGGTAGTTAAAAATTTTTTACATTAACTACCCTATCGATTCCCTAAATTATACATTTATGAACAGTACttttctaaatttagggaatggattccattccctaaacattatagaggagagagaagaaatagggaagctgatatatgatgatttgaaaaatggatatccaaatttaataaagtaattttttatcctaaattatgtattttggatAGGGAAACTGGTGTGGatgtataattttatttttaatagtcTAGGTGTCTCGGTTCAATTAGTTCTGGAGATTGATAACCGGACCTCATAAATCGATCATTATACCATGATAATCTAGAAACACGAGCGGCTCCTCATTGTTGCACCTGCTAACTttctagtttttttattttattagagaaaaatatcctacaatatatcataattaagatTTAGATATTTGAGAAAACTACTTATGCATTTTACCGTAGTACCATGGTTAGGATGAGAGGAAATTCTCTATAATTATCAATGAACGTGCACACGTGTTGTATGAACTAGGCCCCATAGATCCGACAAGACTCCCCACCAAAGCTATATGTGGATTCAACCATAATTGTTGTGTAATATGATACATAAACATATACACGTAATAGACTCtcctttataaaaaattaatttaattctttatatTAGATATTATATTGATATGAACAAATACTATACTTAATCTTAGTCAAAAATCATTCCCACCAAATCTATGTAATAGTGCAATGTTAGAGTGACGTTTAAACTCTAAATTCTTGATTAattaatgaattttattttaataatacgTCGTAACTGAATTTCGAATTATAGATAAttgattaataagaaaattttttaataattcattGCAGCTGAGTCTAAAGTCTAGATTCATGTGTTTAtagaaattattaataaattttaaaattatttttatagaaaaataaaaaaacattaacataaattttttttaaacattatcAAAATTACCTAATAAGGAGACAGAttcttaatataataaaataaaacagtataaTAATTATTGAGAGAATTAATCTCCATTTAGGAGGCTCAAGTGATTTGAGCAACTTTCAACGcagaataatttattattttcataatttcaGCAGGTTCATACTGCTTTAATTGATTAACTATTGATTGAGGACGTGACCATGTATATTTATCTATTCGGTGTCTATAATTTAAAATAACTCGATTTAGCCGCGAAAATGTAAAGTCATTTTTTTAGGGAAAACatttgtttttatgttttttaagaaATATTGAATCAAGAAAAATGGAAATAATATTCATGGTTAACTTTTTTTAACTCAAtgtaataatattatttaatgtttaatttgtaaaaaaaaaatatcttagtGCTAttctacttaaaaaaaatttaaataagttgaaaatttaaaacaactatatatatatatatatatatatatatatatatatatatatatatatatatatatagaaatttgatatcctgcgcgtcgcacagtgcgcgactgtgcgcgcgcgcaggatatcagtgattttagttttttttttatttttttttaatttttgaattaaaaaaaataattaaaaaattttttaaaatttttatttctagggttcaggttttgggtatagtgttaaagctatttttttttttagattttacctttggGGTTTAAACtttccaattaggttatagtgtttggttttaaaaaaaaaataaaataaaattaatttaaacttttattgagtattgtaatatgttaaggggatatattaagatattaaaaatttatataagaaaatgttaaattttttaattgattttttaaatttaaaatattaaaaaaatcaaaaaaataaaaaaaaactgacCGATCTCctgcgcgcgcacagtcgcgcattgtgcgagcgcgcaggagatcaaaactctatatatatatatatatatatttccttatatatatatatatatatatttccttggTTCCCAAGTTTCCGCCTCCTTTTtccacagacgcatctcttcggCCAATAAATTCCACGCAACGTTGTCCCCCtgctatttttatttatttttcaaaaaaatatttttcctattttcatatacataaaaaatatttaaaaaacaaaaagaaaaaaccaAACCAATGCTGACGTCATCCACTGATCGTCACGTTTGTGACAGCATCTCCTCGAAGCTTCCTCTGTAATTATTTCATTGTTCTCGTTCCGAAAATACCCTCCTTTTTTTATCTATATATAAACCAAACGCCCCTTCTTCCCGCAATCACCACCACCACTGCAGCAAAGGGACAAGGCCAGGCAGAGTCTGCTAATGGCGTCTTCGACAACGGCAGAAGTCGAGTCATCGTTCTCCGGCGCGGTGGCGCAGGAGGTGGCGAAGATCCGGGACTCGGCCGCGCGACTGGGGGAGCTGCTGGCGGCGGAGATGGCTGGGAATTCCGCCGTCGGGGCCGTGCTCGGGGACCTTTTGCAGTCCTCCTCGAGAGCCTTCTCTCTGGTGAACTGTACTCTTCCGGAAGGCGACATCGGGTCGCCTTCTCCCCGCGAGGCCTCGAGCAAGAAGCGGCGGACCAGCCCCGCCGGCGACGGCAGAGGTGGCTGCCGGAGGAGGTACTCATCttttagagaaaaaaaaggaCAAAAGTATTCTTTTAATACTTATCGTTGACTTAGTTCGATGGCTTCTTCGAAGTTTAATTTATCAACAACTTGGAATTCTTTAACACTTTCTAAATCGATCGCAGATCGAATTCGTCCGCAAAGAAGGTTTTCAAATCTGAATCTCTCGATGATGGTCAAACATGGAGAAAATACGGGCAAAAATCGATCCAAAATTCCAATAATCCGAGGTAAACTTTCTTCGATCGAACCGATCGAGCGATCGAGTTAATTCCAGAGTTGACGATGAACATGAActtgcaggagctacttcagatGCACTCACAAGTACGACCAAGGCTGCTTGGCTCGCAGACAGGTCCAGCAAGCAGAGGACGACCCCAAAACCTTCGTCATCACCTACGACGGCGAGCACACCTGCAGAGATCCGGCCACGGCGAGCGACCACATGGCCTCCGCCTCGGGTTTCAGAGAAAACGCTTGCCTGATTCGGTTCGGAGCAAGCTCCTCTGCTTCGTTCGGAGCTCCTCCTAAACAGGAGAGCACCGAGGAGGACGTAGCGAGCAATCTGACAACCACGAGCACTTCCTCTTCGTCGGAGTTTTACTCTCTCGGGCTCCCGGCCATGCTCCCTGCCGATGAGAGGCCGGCGCTAGGTGCTACCGCCGCCGGCGATGTCACTTCTGGGATTCACGATGATCTAGAGCTGGAGCTGTTGATTGACTCATGCCTTGGGGGCGTTTTAGGATTTGATGATGGTAGATTTTACTATTTATGAACTCATAAATGTGTACAGGAGAAGgcagtttttattttcttttttttttctgtgtCTTTTTTTAAGGTGTTTTCGATCCGATTGTAGATAAGTGGAGAATCAATAAAGTGTTCATTTTACTAGTCTTTAACCTTTTTCTTCTATTTTAGTATAATGCAACTACCACTTATTTCTAATCTCATTAAAATAAATTActctaaataataaaaaatactaTAGCGTATCGAAACTATTTAGGGAATACCTTTTTTTATTGAACCTCACCTGCTACATCCTTCTAAAATCCCTCTCCTTTGACATTGCTATAGTGTGTTTAGTCATCTTCACGTATCAGATTGGGCACTTTAGTATTATCGTGGGTTGAATGCCAGGCATCATAGGTTTATCTTTGTCATTCATCGAATACCGTCACTAACTATTTGTCTAGTTACGTGACTTGCGGGTTAATATGaagagaaaaattagaagaaaataataagagaatccgaataaataaaatagaaagtcCTAGAtttattcaaaaaaaatttattaataattgaaGGATCATTCCTCATATAGTTAGACATATCCTATATAAACCTAAAAGAAAGCTGTGTGTCCCGCAAAGAAATACTAAAaatatcataattattttaaatattataaaaatataaattattagaaataatAAAGATACTTTGAAAATgacttaaataataaaatttagatctaaAATTTGACGGTCACGAGTTCCTTGATaataaatgtaaattttgaaaattcacaTGCATGGCTATCAATAAATTTGATTCTGAGTACTGTGTTAAAAATTatgatgttttaaaatttaaattgatcCTGTATCATTATGTTAATATGACAAAAGATAAGGTGAGGAGATTCCACAGAGTGAACACGAAGTCATTTTCTATATCATTTAACACCACTGAGTAAGGAAGTGGAATTTAGATTCAAAACTTGACTATTATGGATTTTTCggtaataaatatatattttaaaaattcacatACGTGATTATCGGCTAAGTCTGATTCTAAATATCGAGTTAAAGATTACAatcctttaaaatttaaattgatgTCACATCGTTATATTTAAGGGTGAGCAATCAAATCGATCAATCTATTTATACCGATCCGAATTGAATCGAAAAAAAAATCCGTCAGATATAGAGTCGGATGTAGGGTCCTAATATTACATTATCCGATCTAGTATagtcggatagttttttatcccaataaccgaaccaacacGATCtacgatcacccctacttgtaacAACTACTGTCGATAAGTTGTTACACGTTGTAATAATTACTGTCGataaactgctacacgttgtagtaactactgatgattaactgctacaacgtgtaatgaaTAATATCTATTatcatttttaatatattttatatttcatttgatataaggtcggatatccaaataactgataaTTCATAAGATATCTGATACATAATAACTATCGAATATAAGATTAGATGTAGAtcctaatattatattatttaatcTAGTAAGAccgaataattttttattttaataatcgaACTAATTCAATTCATGATCATCCCTGATTATGTTAATATGTTAAAAGACAAGATGAGGAGATTCCACCGGATGAATATAAAgtcatttttaatatcatttaaCACCGTGAGTAGAGGAATTAATTCATGTCATTCCCTTTTTTTTATACATACACATTACGTTCAACACCGACACAGACGAATCGATAATGCAAGCATTCCACATTGAAATCGATAATGCAAGATTCCTTTCTCGTTGATCCCTCGTCTTACCCCAAATATCAAGGGGGCATGTAGACGACAAAATCGCAAACACTTTGGGGCAAAATGCAAAATTCCGCTCCCAGCAATTTCATACTCGAAACTTATCCGTAAGACAGCAATTTCATACTCGAAACTTATCCGGATCTTACGTCGATGCACACGTGGTACTATGTCGTTGGTTCATTTTTAAAAATCTCCGTCCATAGCGTCATCATTTACCCCCTTCCTCTCGCCGGTCAGAGGCATGTGTGAACGCGTATGGTTTGACTGTCTTCACGCGCTTTTGACAGGCACTAACAAGTGGACCAGGTACTAATACAATCTAAAGCAATAGACACTCCACCATCAAGattattatataaataatttttaaaaaattccgaGAATCCAACTCGAAAACAATATTCATTTTAT
Coding sequences within it:
- the LOC122015443 gene encoding autophagy-related protein 18c-like, yielding MMSSTVTSPGIHPPMRIASLEAPQSWPPTIPFSQPEPESDDGNENELLSVSWNQDYGCFAVGTSNGFRIFNCDSFKETFRRDLRSGGFGIVEMLFRSNILALVGGETNIQYPPNKVIIWDDHQSRCIAEFSFKFNVRCVKLRQDRIVIVLENRIYVHDFKDLKLLHQMETISNPKGLCCLSHHSNTFVMACPGLRRGEIRIEHFGLNVTKQINAHDSRISCMSLTLDGLLLATASSKGTLIRIFNTMDGTRLQEVRRGLDKADIYSIALSPNVQWLVVSSDKGTVHVFSLRVRVGGEESSTQIVPFQSPAIVQQNSSTPFDPLSSPTAAANANSSLYFMRGVLPKYFSSEWSFAQFHLPEGTRYTAAFGLHNSILIVGMDGSFYKCTLDPVNGGQMSQKEYVRFLKSDSQRCATR
- the LOC122015381 gene encoding WRKY transcription factor WRKY24-like — translated: MASSTTAEVESSFSGAVAQEVAKIRDSAARLGELLAAEMAGNSAVGAVLGDLLQSSSRAFSLVNCTLPEGDIGSPSPREASSKKRRTSPAGDGRGGCRRRSNSSAKKVFKSESLDDGQTWRKYGQKSIQNSNNPRSYFRCTHKYDQGCLARRQVQQAEDDPKTFVITYDGEHTCRDPATASDHMASASGFRENACLIRFGASSSASFGAPPKQESTEEDVASNLTTTSTSSSSEFYSLGLPAMLPADERPALGATAAGDVTSGIHDDLELELLIDSCLGGVLGFDDGRFYYL